One window of the Pseudomonas sihuiensis genome contains the following:
- a CDS encoding GntR family transcriptional regulator, which yields MLTQKIVSAISDAIYHRRLPPGTKLNERDIAELFDVSRTVVRQALIRLSQDRLVEVSPKRSSSVACPTFDDAYQLYQMLLVLESGVIDQLTKSITQNELEILRAHTLKEQAAHQAHDHDLGDKLGREFHSLLISFLKNDILNNIHNQLRRQEALINALYRSGFDYCQLRDEHTRLVDCFERRDAASAKNLLASHYNLVIKGYKFNTAVPPDIDLKAVLGL from the coding sequence ATGCTCACCCAGAAAATTGTCTCTGCCATATCGGATGCGATCTACCACCGGCGCTTGCCGCCAGGCACAAAGCTAAATGAGCGGGATATTGCGGAGTTGTTCGATGTAAGCCGGACGGTGGTCCGGCAGGCGCTGATCCGGCTTTCGCAGGATCGCCTGGTGGAGGTGTCACCCAAACGCTCGTCATCCGTGGCCTGCCCGACCTTCGACGATGCGTACCAGCTCTACCAGATGCTCCTGGTACTGGAGAGCGGTGTGATTGACCAATTGACCAAGTCGATCACCCAGAACGAGCTGGAGATATTGCGTGCCCACACCCTCAAGGAGCAGGCCGCGCACCAAGCCCACGACCATGATCTGGGCGACAAACTGGGCCGTGAGTTTCACTCGCTGCTGATCTCGTTCCTGAAGAACGACATTCTCAACAACATCCACAACCAGCTGCGCCGGCAGGAAGCGCTGATCAACGCGCTATACCGCTCGGGCTTCGATTACTGCCAGCTGCGTGACGAGCACACCCGCCTGGTGGATTGCTTCGAGCGCCGCGACGCGGCGTCTGCCAAGAACCTGCTGGCCTCGCACTACAACCTGGTGATCAAGGGTTACAAGTTCAACACGGCGGTGCCGCCGGATATCGACCTTAAAGCGGTGCTGGGTCTGTAA
- a CDS encoding methyl-accepting chemotaxis protein, producing MQPLTAADDIASNTMVRDWLAESENGADLPRFVSYLSGVLEQHKAATAFVISSATSRHYSEKGLERTLSRANAQDAWYYRFLDSAQRRVVEIGTDGNTGALTLFIDLRVEKAGQLLGVAGLGLRMDELSTLIKNFSFGERGKVYLVRNDGLIQIHPQTDLNGDRQLAEQIGAPAARAVLGKSALSSAAFEREGEPYLAISLPLRDLNWTLVAEVPEAQIYAQAHQALWLTSLIGAGVALVCLALVVWLAQSLVKPIQQVTRALVAIGSGGGDLTHRLDDSRADELGDLARGFNRFLLSQREMIADVLNTSERLRSTVGQVAKVVDNTATRADRQQEMTEMVATAVHEMGLTVQEIARNAGSAASASHGAREEALQAREVVRGSISHIESMSDDIGTASGAVGELARQVASIDQVLAVIRGVSEQTNLLALNAAIEAARAGEMGRGFAVVADEVRTLARRTQLSTDEIQSMIAGLKQGAENAVASMHKGQAATGTGVASSQRTGRSLEAITEQVNRISDMNHQVAAATEEQSAVTEEINRNVQGISDLARATAGEVNDCRQECRTLSGLADDLARQMGGFKL from the coding sequence ATGCAACCGCTGACGGCAGCGGACGATATTGCCAGCAACACAATGGTGCGCGACTGGTTGGCGGAGAGCGAAAATGGTGCCGATCTACCACGCTTTGTCAGCTACCTGAGTGGAGTGTTGGAGCAGCACAAGGCCGCCACGGCTTTCGTGATTTCTTCGGCAACCAGTCGCCATTACAGTGAAAAGGGGCTGGAGCGCACGCTGAGCCGCGCTAACGCCCAAGACGCCTGGTATTACCGTTTCCTCGACAGTGCGCAGCGCCGCGTCGTCGAAATTGGTACCGACGGCAATACCGGCGCCCTCACGCTGTTTATCGATCTGCGCGTGGAAAAAGCTGGTCAGTTGCTGGGCGTTGCCGGCCTCGGTTTGCGCATGGACGAGCTCTCAACTCTGATCAAAAACTTCAGTTTCGGCGAGCGCGGCAAGGTGTACCTGGTGCGCAACGACGGCCTGATTCAGATCCATCCGCAAACCGATTTGAACGGTGATCGCCAACTCGCCGAGCAGATTGGCGCACCGGCAGCACGGGCCGTACTGGGCAAGTCTGCGCTGTCATCGGCGGCTTTCGAGCGCGAGGGCGAGCCCTATCTGGCGATCAGCTTGCCATTGCGCGATTTGAATTGGACGTTAGTTGCTGAGGTGCCGGAAGCACAAATCTATGCGCAAGCGCACCAGGCGCTGTGGTTGACCAGCCTGATCGGTGCGGGTGTGGCGCTGGTGTGTCTGGCATTGGTGGTTTGGTTGGCGCAGAGCCTGGTCAAGCCTATCCAGCAGGTTACCCGTGCCTTGGTGGCAATTGGCAGCGGCGGCGGTGACCTTACCCATCGCCTGGATGACAGCCGTGCTGATGAGTTGGGGGATCTGGCCCGTGGCTTCAACCGCTTTTTGCTCAGCCAGCGCGAGATGATCGCGGACGTGCTGAATACCAGCGAGCGGCTGCGCTCCACGGTTGGCCAAGTGGCGAAGGTGGTGGACAACACCGCCACGCGTGCCGACCGCCAACAGGAAATGACTGAGATGGTGGCCACTGCAGTTCATGAAATGGGGCTGACGGTGCAGGAGATTGCGCGCAACGCCGGCAGTGCGGCTTCTGCGTCGCATGGCGCTCGGGAGGAGGCGTTGCAGGCCCGAGAGGTGGTGCGCGGCTCCATTTCCCATATTGAAAGCATGTCTGACGATATCGGCACGGCTTCGGGCGCGGTGGGCGAGCTGGCCCGGCAAGTGGCCTCCATCGACCAAGTGCTGGCAGTGATCCGTGGCGTCTCCGAACAGACTAATCTGCTCGCCCTGAACGCAGCGATTGAAGCGGCGCGGGCCGGCGAAATGGGCCGCGGCTTTGCAGTGGTGGCGGATGAAGTACGCACATTGGCGCGTCGTACGCAGCTGTCCACCGACGAGATTCAGAGCATGATCGCCGGCCTTAAGCAGGGCGCGGAAAACGCTGTGGCTTCGATGCACAAGGGGCAGGCGGCTACCGGGACAGGGGTTGCCTCCAGCCAGCGCACGGGACGTTCACTTGAGGCGATCACCGAGCAGGTGAACCGCATCAGCGACATGAACCATCAGGTGGCGGCCGCTACCGAGGAACAGTCGGCGGTGACCGAGGAGATCAACCGCAACGTACAAGGCATTTCCGATCTGGCGCGTGCTACCGCGGGGGAGGTGAATGATTGTCGTCAGGAGTGCCGCACCTTGAGCGGCCTGGCCGACGACCTGGCGCGGCAGATGGGCGGGTTCAAGCTGTAG
- a CDS encoding transposase, protein MMGQLPGGQHRLFYSFNLEDHVPAQHLLRSIDQCLDLSDLRAYLADFYSPIGRPSIDPELMVRMLVVGYCYGIRSERRLCEEVHLNLAYRWFCRLGLEDEVPNHSTFSKNRHGRFRDSDLFRWLFNEVLRRCMATGLVKGEGFAVDASIIKADASRQRGVAGDEVDWNDPKLSSRAVREYLEALDEEALAETLPKKISLTDPLSRWTAAPGGPAFFAYSTNYLIDTEHGVIMDVEATPAHRTAEVDSTRTMVERVEAQFDLTPERLIGDTAYGTAPMLAWMVEEKDIEPHVPVWDKTERKDDSLSSNDFHWNQEANEYRCPAGKPLRSEWRAFTHKRSRVTKANTIIYRSSQTDCATCPLKAKCCPNTPSRKIVRSIHEAARDVARRIAKTPEYLVSRCERKKVEMLFAHLKRIMKLDRLRLRGLTGATDEFTLAATVQNLRRMAKLLPQGPPLTG, encoded by the coding sequence ATGATGGGACAGTTACCGGGAGGACAGCATCGCCTGTTCTACTCGTTCAACCTGGAAGATCACGTCCCAGCCCAGCATCTCCTGCGTAGCATCGATCAGTGCCTGGATCTCAGTGATCTGCGCGCCTACCTGGCGGATTTCTATAGCCCCATCGGGCGACCCTCGATTGACCCGGAATTAATGGTGCGCATGCTGGTCGTTGGCTACTGCTATGGCATCCGTTCCGAGCGGCGATTGTGCGAAGAGGTGCACCTGAACTTGGCCTATCGCTGGTTCTGCCGGTTGGGTCTGGAAGACGAAGTACCCAATCACTCCACCTTCTCAAAGAATCGCCATGGACGTTTCCGCGACAGCGATCTGTTCCGCTGGTTGTTCAATGAAGTGCTGCGCCGCTGCATGGCGACCGGACTGGTCAAAGGCGAAGGCTTCGCTGTGGACGCCAGCATCATCAAGGCCGACGCTAGCCGCCAACGTGGCGTGGCGGGTGATGAGGTCGATTGGAACGATCCAAAGCTCAGCAGCCGCGCAGTGCGCGAGTACCTCGAAGCCCTTGATGAAGAGGCGCTGGCAGAAACTCTTCCCAAGAAAATTTCGCTCACCGATCCTCTGTCCCGTTGGACAGCAGCGCCAGGTGGGCCGGCCTTTTTTGCCTACTCCACGAATTACCTGATCGACACTGAGCACGGTGTGATCATGGACGTGGAAGCTACCCCGGCGCACCGTACCGCCGAAGTCGATTCGACCAGGACGATGGTCGAACGTGTCGAAGCGCAGTTCGATCTCACACCGGAACGCCTTATCGGCGATACCGCTTATGGCACCGCCCCGATGCTGGCCTGGATGGTCGAAGAAAAGGACATCGAGCCGCATGTGCCGGTGTGGGACAAGACCGAGCGCAAGGACGACAGCCTCTCCAGTAACGACTTTCACTGGAATCAGGAAGCCAATGAATACCGCTGCCCAGCCGGTAAACCACTACGCAGTGAATGGCGCGCCTTCACCCATAAAAGATCGCGGGTGACCAAGGCCAACACCATCATTTATCGCTCCAGCCAAACCGACTGCGCCACCTGCCCGTTGAAAGCGAAATGCTGTCCCAACACGCCAAGTCGGAAGATCGTCCGCAGCATCCATGAGGCTGCCCGCGACGTGGCTCGACGCATCGCCAAGACACCGGAGTACCTCGTCTCTCGCTGCGAACGAAAGAAGGTGGAGATGCTTTTCGCCCACCTCAAACGGATCATGAAACTCGACCGTTTACGACTGCGTGGCCTGACAGGTGCCACTGACGAATTCACTTTGGCGGCGACGGTGCAGAACCTGCGACGCATGGCCAAGCTTTTGCCTCAAGGGCCACCATTAACGGGATAG
- a CDS encoding VPA1262 family protein — protein MRIRKDTRKESMAPTLDDLLNDDRLARLFSTDARHCALQLWILQIRSEQQIENRIVYGRLLPYSYSSNSWSYSDDNKFQDFGLFQAQVVRLNLYVSSVHCAELLRQLSVGHSISTISENLNIGLADQLKARFGTTTLAADNLVYRPVAYLLNRDAHDRHSLSSPHGGSGAFSASISQRDKGALFYLGQGYDVALTELVVNHLSADTGLDFGGADTVRFGDLELLVFPALDDLERCLLSVTWVDTPRALIARFNPTQIPHFKSFQFHLKVTNGDQIVYSNIITAERDAEGIFECKFVLGDQLHARVDGTELEVFGFHDDPLRGSTLCCRWGTGYVREIHFQGHAVGQGANPVKFDWLERTTRPATSPRVKAALTISRGNMDIASRVGGREADPWVPANRDLASLFTRLHPPKSEGRFFQRFSQGSGEGRLQFVEWFKTLLTKYQRHQVIIFDPYFDSAGLGLVLICAAQQTDCIVFRSLPKPVKEDKPLRRKSDKTGQEGVNNLLANCEQNRHLMARVKLRIYGLKEGRLHDRYILVMGSDGLPVAGFNLSNSFQNAAENYPLLVTPIPADVLLQVEQYKSVLLREAETVLSEGETGNPSMRILFDSSALPLAPRRYEPLRFLEKPQAGDVLSVWAGEPSLQGLSGDPLRERMVTLNILKGNSLALPETESLRNCLHRQADDLESFTATWEVLGELLAHSRTENSHFHELESERGILERLVQFLNSSFNRTHERVDEELAVADTRFFQEPIETFLRGSYQPHHFFHATKYAALTWAEYFTIKFLWRYASDALLEIVETQMVDVPMEPQESDAVRLSLLSQVINEIALSLQFQISEAQQRRLVHSSSGLLQWMGLNAIEMKLENSGGLDSVLQLVSDFPYDEQVRALGWMICHAAGRRDRGEIYKGLIAALDGVLAANISGKELRHIVDSMRGHMRHLTWAEPWLPQDVIFPLLQNDRANTDDACGIWVQELTSLLEPKLKNQSRLFELSREGQMTNTAAFLFAYSGHEQQQGCLKEMWNILRRQQRIVRQPLASTSDWTRWHDALVVSMWILTFARWSEYYLRERGITDNELERLSLGTRELAMVRPMDEWRSGGAGDGNLALFLDQVEELLASSAK, from the coding sequence ATGAGAATACGGAAAGATACTCGAAAGGAATCAATGGCTCCTACGCTAGATGACCTGCTCAACGATGATCGGCTGGCGCGGCTGTTTTCAACGGATGCTCGCCACTGCGCCTTGCAGCTGTGGATCTTGCAGATCAGGTCCGAGCAACAGATCGAAAATCGCATCGTCTACGGCCGCTTGCTCCCCTACAGTTACTCCAGTAATAGCTGGTCATACAGCGACGACAATAAATTTCAGGACTTCGGGTTGTTCCAGGCTCAGGTTGTCCGGCTCAACCTGTACGTAAGCAGCGTCCACTGTGCGGAGCTTTTACGACAACTAAGCGTCGGCCACTCCATCTCAACAATCAGCGAAAACCTGAATATTGGGCTAGCGGACCAATTAAAAGCGCGGTTCGGCACGACCACACTCGCTGCAGATAATCTGGTTTATCGACCCGTAGCCTATTTGCTCAATAGAGATGCGCATGACCGCCATTCACTCTCCAGCCCTCACGGTGGCTCTGGCGCTTTCAGTGCATCGATCTCTCAGAGAGACAAGGGGGCGCTGTTTTATCTGGGGCAGGGTTACGATGTCGCCTTGACCGAATTAGTAGTTAATCACCTGAGCGCAGATACAGGCCTCGACTTTGGAGGGGCTGATACCGTCAGGTTTGGCGATCTTGAGCTGCTAGTTTTTCCTGCGCTGGACGACCTAGAGCGGTGCTTACTGAGCGTGACCTGGGTTGATACACCTCGTGCCTTGATTGCCCGCTTCAATCCGACTCAGATACCGCACTTCAAAAGCTTCCAATTCCACCTGAAAGTCACGAACGGCGACCAAATTGTCTACTCAAATATCATCACTGCGGAACGTGATGCAGAAGGAATATTTGAGTGCAAGTTCGTTCTGGGCGACCAGTTGCATGCCAGGGTCGACGGCACAGAGCTAGAGGTTTTCGGCTTTCATGATGACCCTCTTCGCGGGAGCACGCTGTGTTGCCGATGGGGAACCGGATACGTTAGAGAGATTCATTTTCAGGGGCATGCGGTGGGTCAAGGAGCCAACCCAGTCAAGTTCGATTGGCTAGAAAGAACTACTCGCCCCGCCACGTCACCCCGGGTGAAAGCTGCCCTGACGATCAGCCGCGGAAATATGGATATCGCCAGCCGTGTAGGCGGACGCGAGGCGGATCCTTGGGTCCCGGCTAACCGCGACCTCGCATCTTTGTTTACGCGGCTCCATCCACCTAAGTCAGAGGGGCGTTTTTTCCAACGTTTTAGCCAAGGCAGTGGCGAGGGACGGCTGCAGTTTGTAGAGTGGTTCAAGACGCTGCTAACCAAATACCAGCGGCATCAGGTGATTATCTTCGATCCGTATTTCGACTCCGCCGGTTTGGGATTGGTATTGATCTGTGCAGCACAGCAGACTGACTGCATCGTCTTCAGATCCCTTCCAAAGCCCGTCAAGGAAGATAAACCCCTACGTCGTAAGTCCGATAAGACAGGCCAGGAAGGTGTTAATAACTTGCTGGCAAACTGCGAACAGAACCGCCATCTCATGGCGCGCGTCAAGCTACGTATCTACGGGCTTAAGGAAGGCCGGCTGCATGACCGCTACATTTTAGTCATGGGATCAGATGGGCTACCGGTCGCGGGCTTCAATCTATCCAACTCATTTCAGAACGCCGCCGAAAACTACCCCTTACTGGTTACTCCAATTCCAGCGGATGTCCTGCTGCAGGTTGAACAATACAAGTCCGTACTGTTACGGGAAGCGGAGACCGTACTGTCTGAGGGCGAAACCGGGAATCCTTCCATGCGGATTCTATTCGACTCCTCAGCGTTGCCATTGGCACCGCGCCGTTATGAACCACTGCGCTTCTTAGAAAAGCCTCAGGCAGGTGACGTACTCAGCGTATGGGCCGGAGAACCATCACTACAAGGGTTGAGTGGCGATCCGTTGAGGGAACGGATGGTGACACTGAACATACTCAAGGGGAACTCGCTCGCCCTGCCTGAGACGGAAAGCCTGCGTAATTGCCTGCATCGGCAAGCTGACGATTTAGAAAGCTTCACAGCAACTTGGGAGGTGCTCGGCGAGTTGCTTGCACATTCACGCACTGAGAACAGCCACTTTCATGAACTCGAATCCGAGCGCGGCATTCTGGAGCGCTTGGTACAGTTCCTTAATTCATCGTTCAACCGAACGCATGAGCGGGTGGATGAGGAATTGGCTGTGGCAGACACTCGGTTCTTTCAGGAGCCGATTGAGACCTTTCTACGCGGCTCTTATCAACCACACCACTTTTTTCATGCAACAAAGTATGCAGCTCTAACCTGGGCAGAGTATTTCACCATTAAATTTCTTTGGCGGTATGCCTCAGACGCTCTGCTGGAAATTGTCGAGACGCAGATGGTCGACGTACCGATGGAGCCGCAAGAGTCTGATGCAGTGAGACTGTCCCTCTTAAGCCAGGTCATCAACGAAATTGCACTGTCACTGCAGTTCCAAATCAGTGAGGCACAACAGCGTCGGCTCGTCCATAGCAGTAGCGGTCTGCTGCAATGGATGGGACTTAACGCAATTGAGATGAAGTTGGAAAACTCTGGGGGGCTCGACAGCGTACTGCAGTTGGTGTCCGATTTTCCTTACGACGAACAGGTGCGAGCTCTAGGCTGGATGATTTGCCACGCGGCCGGGAGACGAGATAGAGGTGAGATATACAAAGGCCTAATCGCGGCGCTCGATGGGGTACTGGCAGCGAACATCTCTGGAAAAGAACTAAGGCATATAGTTGACTCCATGCGCGGACATATGCGGCACCTAACTTGGGCCGAGCCGTGGCTCCCTCAGGATGTAATTTTCCCCTTGCTGCAAAATGATCGCGCCAATACCGACGATGCCTGCGGTATCTGGGTTCAGGAACTGACGAGTTTACTGGAGCCAAAGCTTAAAAATCAGTCAAGGCTATTTGAGCTTTCACGTGAGGGCCAGATGACCAACACAGCTGCTTTTCTCTTTGCTTATAGCGGCCACGAGCAGCAGCAGGGCTGTCTGAAAGAGATGTGGAACATCTTGAGGCGGCAGCAACGGATCGTGCGGCAGCCTCTCGCTAGCACTTCCGATTGGACAAGATGGCACGATGCTTTAGTGGTATCGATGTGGATACTGACCTTTGCCCGTTGGAGTGAGTACTACTTGCGTGAGCGCGGTATTACTGATAACGAACTTGAACGACTGTCGTTGGGCACCCGCGAGTTAGCGATGGTTAGACCGATGGACGAATGGCGGTCGGGGGGGGCCGGCGACGGCAATCTTGCTTTGTTCCTTGATCAAGTGGAGGAACTTTTAGCCTCAAGTGCCAAGTAA
- a CDS encoding IS1182 family transposase, whose amino-acid sequence MKRFIQGEHRGQSTLLPESLDDYVSDTNPVRVVDVFVDELDLAKLGFDGVIPAETGRPAYHPAVLLKIYIYGYLNRIQSSRRLEREAQRNVELMWLTGRLTPDFKTIANFRKDNSKAIRGVCRQFVLLCQQLGLFDENLVAIDGSKFKAVNNRDRNFTSAKLKRRMEEIEASISRYLAALDAADRQIPSASAPDIASLEDKIAKLKSQMKELEGIETQLNDSPDKQVSLTDPDARSMMTRGSGIVGYNVQTAVDTQHHLIVAHEVTNSGSDRDQLSSMAKQAREAVGAETLSVVADRGYFKGEEILACHDANITAYVPKPMTSSAKADGRFNKDAFVYDSTKNEYTCPAGEALIWRFSSVEKGMNMHCYWSSKCQSCTLKTQCTPSTNRRVRRWEHEAVLEEMQRRLNQAPEMMRVRKRTVEHPFGTLKQWMGATHFLTRKLNGVSAEMSLNVLAYNLKRVMKIIGTEGLLKAMAA is encoded by the coding sequence ATGAAACGGTTTATCCAGGGTGAACACCGAGGTCAAAGCACCTTACTTCCCGAAAGCCTCGACGACTACGTCAGCGATACCAATCCGGTTCGGGTGGTTGACGTTTTCGTCGATGAACTCGACTTGGCCAAGCTAGGTTTTGATGGCGTCATTCCAGCCGAAACCGGCAGACCTGCTTACCATCCCGCTGTCCTGCTAAAGATCTATATCTACGGCTACCTGAACCGCATCCAATCGAGTCGCCGTCTTGAGCGAGAAGCTCAGCGCAACGTTGAACTGATGTGGCTGACCGGGCGCTTGACGCCCGATTTCAAGACCATCGCCAACTTCCGAAAAGACAACAGCAAGGCCATTCGCGGCGTCTGCCGCCAGTTCGTTTTGCTCTGCCAGCAGTTGGGGTTGTTTGACGAAAACCTGGTTGCCATCGACGGCAGCAAATTCAAGGCAGTGAACAACCGTGACCGCAATTTCACCAGCGCCAAACTGAAGCGGCGCATGGAAGAAATCGAGGCGAGCATCAGCCGTTATTTGGCTGCGCTCGATGCGGCTGATCGACAGATTCCTAGCGCCTCCGCGCCAGACATTGCCAGCCTGGAAGATAAAATCGCCAAGCTCAAATCGCAGATGAAAGAGCTTGAGGGGATCGAAACTCAGCTCAACGATTCCCCTGACAAACAGGTTTCGCTGACCGACCCGGATGCCCGTTCGATGATGACGCGCGGCAGCGGTATCGTTGGCTACAACGTGCAGACGGCTGTCGATACGCAGCACCATTTAATAGTTGCTCATGAGGTCACCAACAGCGGTTCAGACCGTGACCAACTCAGTTCAATGGCGAAGCAGGCTCGTGAAGCTGTCGGCGCAGAAACGCTGTCCGTGGTGGCTGACCGAGGCTACTTCAAGGGTGAAGAAATCCTTGCCTGTCACGACGCAAACATCACGGCCTACGTGCCTAAGCCAATGACTTCAAGCGCCAAGGCTGATGGCCGATTCAACAAAGATGCCTTCGTGTATGACTCGACGAAAAACGAATACACCTGCCCGGCGGGAGAGGCACTGATCTGGCGATTCTCCAGCGTTGAGAAAGGCATGAATATGCACTGCTACTGGAGTTCAAAGTGCCAGAGTTGCACGCTGAAAACCCAGTGCACGCCAAGCACAAATCGTCGAGTAAGGCGCTGGGAACATGAAGCTGTGCTGGAGGAAATGCAACGCCGGCTGAACCAAGCACCGGAGATGATGCGGGTTCGAAAGCGGACTGTTGAGCATCCATTCGGGACGCTCAAACAATGGATGGGGGCAACGCACTTCCTGACTCGAAAACTGAACGGGGTGAGCGCAGAAATGAGCTTGAATGTGCTCGCCTATAACTTGAAGCGGGTGATGAAAATCATCGGCACCGAAGGCTTGTTGAAGGCGATGGCGGCGTAA
- the amaA gene encoding L-pipecolate oxidase, which yields MTVFHQQCLWEKATPVRIDVVALKGVVKADVCVIGGGITGLSAALRLLEQGKTVCLLEAHEVGHGGSGRNVGLVNAGTWIKPDDVVAVLGQKQGERLNSALGQAPAEVFAQIRRYGIDCQARNQGSLHMAHNDAGLDDLRAREAQWQRRGADVELLTGAVCIDHCGTDKVTGALLDRRAGVINPMAYTVGLAQALQRLGGALYQHSPVSQLQRQGGDWLVRTENGEVRASQVVISTGAYTEGEWTEQRRSFFRGYYYQVASVPLSGAAADDILRHGQGSWDTRTVLSSIRRDAEGRLLLGSLGKASNKPDWFIRRWADRIQQHYFPALGRVEWQMHWTGCIDFTPDHLMRVFQPAAGLVAVAGYNGRGNTTGTIIGRALADFLLTDNSESLPLPFEPFQKVSMPALRSYFYETGFSLYHAGQCLKVVL from the coding sequence ATGACGGTTTTTCATCAACAGTGCCTCTGGGAAAAGGCCACGCCTGTGCGCATCGACGTCGTGGCGCTGAAGGGCGTGGTTAAGGCCGACGTGTGCGTCATCGGCGGTGGCATCACCGGCCTCAGCGCCGCGCTACGCCTGCTCGAACAGGGCAAGACAGTGTGCCTGCTGGAGGCCCATGAGGTCGGCCACGGCGGCTCAGGGCGCAATGTGGGTCTAGTCAACGCCGGCACCTGGATTAAGCCTGATGACGTCGTCGCGGTGCTCGGCCAGAAGCAGGGCGAGCGGCTCAATAGCGCGCTCGGCCAGGCGCCGGCCGAGGTTTTCGCGCAGATCCGCCGCTACGGCATCGACTGTCAGGCACGTAACCAAGGTAGCCTGCACATGGCCCACAACGACGCCGGTCTTGACGACCTGCGTGCCCGCGAGGCGCAGTGGCAAAGGAGGGGAGCTGATGTCGAACTGCTTACCGGCGCCGTCTGTATCGATCATTGCGGTACCGACAAGGTCACTGGCGCGCTGCTCGACCGCCGTGCCGGCGTCATTAACCCAATGGCCTACACTGTCGGCCTGGCGCAGGCCTTGCAACGCCTAGGCGGCGCGTTGTACCAGCATTCGCCTGTCAGCCAACTGCAGCGGCAGGGCGGTGACTGGCTAGTGCGCACCGAGAATGGCGAAGTCCGCGCCAGCCAAGTGGTAATCTCTACTGGTGCCTACACCGAAGGTGAGTGGACCGAGCAGCGTCGTAGTTTTTTCCGTGGCTACTACTACCAGGTGGCCTCAGTACCTCTGAGTGGCGCGGCGGCTGACGATATTCTCAGGCACGGCCAGGGCTCTTGGGACACCCGTACGGTACTCAGCAGCATCCGCCGTGATGCCGAAGGTCGCCTGCTGCTGGGCAGCCTGGGCAAGGCGAGCAACAAGCCTGACTGGTTTATCCGGCGCTGGGCCGACCGCATCCAGCAGCACTACTTCCCTGCATTGGGTCGCGTGGAGTGGCAGATGCACTGGACCGGCTGCATTGACTTCACGCCGGATCACCTGATGCGCGTATTCCAGCCAGCGGCTGGCCTGGTGGCTGTGGCTGGCTATAACGGTCGGGGCAATACTACCGGAACGATAATTGGTAGGGCATTAGCAGACTTCCTGCTTACGGATAATTCCGAATCGCTTCCGCTGCCTTTCGAGCCGTTTCAGAAAGTATCGATGCCGGCGTTGCGCAGTTACTTTTACGAGACGGGTTTTTCTCTCTATCACGCCGGGCAGTGTTTGAAAGTGGTGCTTTGA